The Neisseria sicca genome includes a window with the following:
- a CDS encoding RNA-binding S4 domain-containing protein: MKNDHDNTAMRLDKWLWAARFFKTRALAQKHIELGRVQVNGTKVKNSKNISAGDIIDLTLNSLPYKIKVLALNHQRRPAPEARQLYEEDMKTAAEREAQKQLDQASRISAAYPDGRPTKRDRRQLDRMKRDSW; this comes from the coding sequence ATGAAAAACGACCACGACAATACGGCGATGCGGCTAGACAAATGGCTTTGGGCTGCGCGCTTTTTCAAAACCCGCGCGCTGGCTCAAAAACATATCGAATTGGGCAGGGTTCAGGTCAACGGCACCAAAGTCAAAAACAGCAAAAACATCAGCGCGGGCGACATCATCGACCTGACGCTCAATTCGCTGCCTTACAAAATCAAAGTATTGGCACTCAACCACCAGCGCCGCCCCGCCCCCGAAGCGCGTCAGCTTTACGAAGAAGACATGAAAACCGCCGCCGAACGCGAAGCGCAAAAACAGCTCGACCAAGCAAGCCGCATCAGCGCGGCGTATCCCGACGGCAGGCCGACCAAACGCGACCGCCGCCAACTCGACCGCATGAAGCGCGACAGCTGGTAG
- a CDS encoding acetyl-CoA carboxylase carboxyltransferase subunit alpha: protein MKPVFLDFEQPIAELTNKIEELRFVQGESAVDISDEIARLQKKSNDLTKSIFNKLTPAQISQVSRHPQRPYTLDYIQAIFTDFEELHGDRHYSDDHAIVGGLARFNGQSVMVIGHQKGRDTKEKIRRNFGMPRPEGYRKALRLMQTAEKFNIPVMTFVDTPGAYPGIGAEERGQSEAIGRNLYELTRLRVPVLCTIIGEGGSGGALAIAVGDYVNMLQYSTYSVISPEGCASILWKTAEKAADAAQALGITAKRLQELDLIDSVINEPLGGAHRDFETTMKNVKTVLETELHEAQNMPMADLLARRFDRIMAYGKFTDK from the coding sequence ATGAAACCAGTTTTTTTGGATTTTGAACAACCCATCGCCGAATTAACCAATAAAATCGAAGAGTTGCGCTTTGTGCAGGGCGAATCCGCCGTCGATATTTCTGATGAAATCGCCAGATTGCAGAAGAAAAGCAACGACTTGACCAAATCGATTTTCAACAAGCTGACGCCCGCTCAGATTTCGCAGGTTTCACGTCATCCCCAACGTCCTTACACCTTAGATTACATCCAAGCCATTTTCACCGATTTTGAAGAGTTGCACGGCGACCGCCATTATTCAGACGACCATGCCATCGTCGGCGGTTTGGCGCGCTTCAACGGACAAAGCGTGATGGTTATCGGCCATCAAAAAGGCCGCGATACCAAAGAAAAAATCCGCCGCAATTTCGGTATGCCGCGCCCTGAAGGCTACCGTAAAGCGTTGCGCCTGATGCAGACTGCCGAGAAATTCAATATTCCCGTGATGACTTTTGTCGATACGCCGGGCGCGTATCCGGGCATCGGCGCGGAAGAGCGCGGTCAGTCCGAAGCCATCGGACGCAACCTGTACGAATTGACCCGCCTGCGTGTGCCGGTTTTGTGTACCATTATCGGCGAGGGCGGTTCCGGCGGCGCGCTGGCGATTGCGGTCGGCGATTACGTCAATATGCTGCAATATTCGACTTACTCGGTTATCTCTCCGGAAGGGTGCGCGTCCATTCTGTGGAAAACCGCCGAAAAAGCGGCAGATGCCGCGCAAGCCTTGGGCATTACCGCCAAACGCCTGCAAGAGTTGGATTTGATCGATAGCGTGATCAACGAGCCTTTGGGCGGGGCGCACCGTGATTTTGAAACGACCATGAAAAACGTCAAAACGGTGTTGGAAACCGAGTTGCACGAGGCGCAAAATATGCCGATGGCGGACTTGCTGGCGCGCCGTTTCGACCGGATTATGGCTTACGGTAAGTTTACGGATAAGTAA
- the rpoE gene encoding RNA polymerase sigma factor RpoE — translation MNDRQIDQVLVERAQKGEQKAFEMLMSKYQRRLIRLISRFVKDEHEVNDVAQEAMIRAYRALPNFRSESAFYTWLYRIAINTAKNFLVTSGKLPFVSAEAANEDGDILDLSDQIADYHTPEAEMINREILQTVESTISHLPEDLRKAITLREMDGLSYEEIATIMDCPIGTVRSRIFRAREVIAKDLRPLLETSENQRW, via the coding sequence ATGAATGATCGCCAGATTGATCAGGTCTTGGTAGAGCGCGCGCAGAAAGGCGAACAAAAAGCATTCGAGATGCTGATGTCCAAATATCAGCGTCGGCTCATTAGATTGATTTCCCGTTTTGTCAAAGACGAACACGAAGTCAACGATGTGGCTCAAGAGGCAATGATCAGGGCTTACCGTGCCTTGCCGAATTTTCGTAGCGAGAGCGCGTTTTATACTTGGCTGTATCGGATTGCTATCAATACTGCCAAAAATTTCTTAGTAACATCAGGAAAGCTGCCGTTCGTCAGTGCAGAGGCTGCCAATGAAGACGGGGATATTTTGGATTTATCGGATCAGATTGCGGATTATCATACGCCGGAAGCTGAGATGATCAATCGGGAAATCCTGCAAACAGTCGAATCAACGATTTCGCATTTGCCCGAGGACTTACGCAAAGCCATTACCTTGCGGGAAATGGACGGTTTGTCTTACGAGGAAATAGCCACGATTATGGATTGCCCGATAGGGACGGTCCGTTCCCGTATTTTTAGGGCGCGGGAAGTGATAGCAAAAGATTTGAGGCCTTTGCTGGAAACTTCTGAAAATCAAAGGTGGTAA
- the tilS gene encoding tRNA lysidine(34) synthetase TilS — protein MNPTSPENLPPQCRSLLETLRLSARSLPDGCTVTAGLSGGLDSVVLLHMLACLREELGLNVHALHVHHGLSRNADDWLGFCTRLCQEWNVPFRSVKVEVKKDGLGIEAAARKARYQAFSDDPSGIIALAHHQDDQIETFMLAAVRGGGIKALAAMPQWRKLDEETQIWRPLLTFSRKELENYAAVCNLPNIEDESNADTAFLRNWMRYEALPVWRERIPNFDRHVCSNIRSLQTDLAILDEVVDADYQMVCESGRFQVSRWQTFSEARRSRILWRFFKENEIVESSPRKLADFARILLEAETAQWQFGETSVCLYRDFLFILKQNQFADVDWIKGKEVRGRLKDILQENGFFLVPHRNGLPESVLEEEGIIRTAGSDDMMNVGFLYKNVKKVLQENHIVPFVRKCWPIITNTDGNCIAIVNLTVSHDFQGIDGFLPVYGKFLRYKWN, from the coding sequence ATGAACCCGACGTCGCCTGAAAACCTTCCGCCCCAATGCCGCAGTTTGTTGGAAACCTTGCGTCTTTCGGCGCGTTCGCTTCCTGATGGTTGTACGGTAACGGCCGGATTGAGCGGCGGTTTGGATTCGGTGGTGTTGCTGCATATGCTGGCGTGTTTGCGGGAAGAGCTTGGTTTGAATGTACACGCTTTGCACGTTCATCACGGATTGAGCCGCAATGCGGATGACTGGCTGGGGTTTTGCACACGCTTATGCCAAGAATGGAATGTGCCGTTCAGAAGCGTAAAAGTTGAAGTTAAAAAAGACGGCTTGGGAATCGAAGCCGCTGCACGGAAAGCGCGTTATCAGGCGTTTTCAGACGACCCCTCCGGCATCATCGCGTTGGCGCACCATCAGGATGACCAAATTGAAACATTCATGCTCGCGGCGGTTCGCGGCGGCGGCATTAAAGCACTTGCCGCTATGCCGCAATGGCGCAAGCTGGATGAGGAAACGCAAATTTGGCGGCCGCTGCTGACGTTTTCCCGAAAAGAATTGGAAAACTACGCTGCTGTCTGCAACCTGCCGAACATCGAAGATGAAAGTAACGCGGATACAGCTTTTTTAAGAAATTGGATGCGTTACGAGGCGTTGCCGGTTTGGCGGGAGCGCATTCCGAATTTTGACCGTCATGTTTGTTCCAACATTCGTTCTTTGCAAACCGATTTGGCGATTTTGGACGAAGTTGTCGATGCAGATTATCAAATGGTTTGTGAGAGCGGACGCTTCCAAGTCAGCCGCTGGCAGACATTCAGCGAAGCGCGCCGCAGCCGGATTCTTTGGCGGTTTTTTAAAGAGAATGAGATTGTGGAAAGTTCTCCGAGAAAGCTGGCGGATTTCGCGCGGATACTGTTGGAAGCAGAAACTGCACAATGGCAGTTCGGCGAAACATCGGTATGTTTATACCGGGATTTTTTATTCATATTGAAACAAAACCAGTTCGCAGACGTGGATTGGATAAAGGGAAAAGAAGTCAGAGGCCGTCTGAAAGATATTCTCCAAGAAAACGGCTTTTTTCTGGTGCCGCACCGCAACGGATTGCCGGAATCGGTCTTGGAAGAAGAAGGAATCATTCGGACGGCGGGCAGTGATGATATGATGAATGTAGGTTTTTTGTATAAAAACGTTAAGAAAGTGTTGCAGGAAAACCATATTGTACCGTTCGTCAGAAAATGCTGGCCGATTATCACAAATACTGACGGAAACTGCATTGCTATTGTTAACCTTACGGTAAGCCACGATTTTCAAGGGATTGACGGTTTTTTACCGGTTTATGGAAAATTTTTGAGATATAAATGGAACTAA